aggaaaatcaacaaggaaaaaatcaaacaaccttatcaaaaagtgggcaaagaacatgaacagaaactttttaaaagaagacagaataatggctaacaaacatatgaaaaaatgctcaacatctctaatcatcagggaaatgcaaatcaaaaccacaaatgagatatcacttatctccagtgagaatggcctttatcataaagtcccaaaacaataaatattggcatgggtgtggagagataggaacactcctacacagctggtgggactgcaaactagttgaacctctgtggaaagcaatatggagataccttaaagagatacaagtagatctaccatttgatccagcaatcccattactgagcatctacccaaaagaccaaaagacgttctataaaaaagacatctgcacttgaatgtttatagcagcacaattcacaattgcaaagatatgaaaacaacccaagtacccatcaatacatgagtggattaataaaatgtggtatatatataccatggagtactgggctataagaaacaatggtgacctagcacctcttgtattttcctggataaagctggaacacattctactaagtgaagtatctcaagaatggaaaaacaagcaccacatgtactcaccagcaaattggtgttaatggatcaacacctaagtggacatataggaataacatttatcaggtgttgggcagatgggacgggggaaggaggggattggtatatacatacataatgagtgcgatgtgcaccatcttggagatggacatgcttgaagctctgactctgggaggggagggcggaGAAGGcaacatgtaacctaaacatttgtacccctataatatactgaaataaaaaaagagaagaacaaaaagagTAAGGCAATTAGAAGACCAAAATATCACCTTTATTGCTGAAAAATCTGATAATAAGGAATGAGGCTTTGTAGGTAGGCAAGTGGGCTGTACCCTGAACTTCCCCAGGGACAGACAGAAGCAGACTGGGGCAGGCTCTCTCCTGAAAGGGCAGATTCCACCCCTGAAAAACTGATGGCTTGAGGAGCAGAGCAGAATGAATACATACTCCTGAGAGTTAActaaaaagaaaggggaaaaaaaggagctGAGCTACTTGTCTAGCTTCTCATACTCCCCATTCAGATAAATTACTTCTCCTTTGAGGAAGAGtaaaaaagggaggaagaaagagactaAAAAGGTTACATTAAAGGAAATATGTGGAGTAGAGATGTAGTATTCTTCCCCAAAACCTATCATGTGCTGGGTACTATGCTAAGCTTTGGGCATCTCTACCTGTGTGTACCATggacatttttttatatatatttttgaggtatgttgcccaggctggtctcgaactcctgtgctcaaacaatcctcctgcctcagtcttccaagcagctgggattaaaaggtgtgagccaccaggctcAGCACCATGGGCATTTTAAACTTATCTCTAAAACCCTCATGTTCTCCCCATACATGTTGCTCctatgttttcattgttttgctTATAGCATTACCAATCTCCTAAGCATCCTGAGTGGAAATATCAAACCCATTCTGACTTGTAATTTCTCTCGACCTTCACATTTGCATCACCAAGGCTTGTATGTTATTTTGTTCAGGTAACttttgattcttttcctttttctttcccattaCCACTGCCCAGTTAATACCTTCATAATGTCTTCCTTGGATCAGTAGCATAGGTCTAGGGGAGAAATTGACTCCTGACTTCAGGGCTTCCTATTCTATTAATATCAAAACTGttttttatctcctttaaaaCCCAGCTTGAACTCTACCTTATCTACTGATCCACTGCAGTCATAATTAGTAGCTCTTTCCCTTAAGTACCAAATCTACACTGTGATTAACTTATGCTAGGATACTTGTGCTATTCATGTCAGTATCTCATGGGGTTTAAAAAAGTGGTCTGAACTTACTTGGCacacaataaatacttgttaacaTGAATGGCCTAAATTAGCAGAATAGTTAGAAAACACAGGATGTAAATTCCATGACCccatttaattgtttaaaaacatgTATGGAATACCAACTTTGTGCATGGCAAGaagaaattctgttattttttaaactttgagcTATTAAAAGGTGTATTTAGTCCTAATACTGACACTTGGAACACTTGTTTTGATGTATCCAATAAACATGTAAGGAAAAAAGATCTGCTCCCTGAATAAAAGGTGTGCTCAATGTCTGTATTTTGTTCAATTATTGCCTCTGCTCCTAGAAGACATTAGTTATACAGTTTGGAGCTTTTTGTTGACATCTGAACTGAGATACTGTTGTCAATACCTAGTGTTTTAAATGACCAATGCTTCATTCTCTACTTTTCTTCTGGGAAGGCCTTCCATCAGATACTGCCCTGTTGGGCAGCTGACCCAAGTTGAGCCAGTCAACTTCATGGGAATGTAGAATGAGACTGATGGATCAGGTTCCATCTGGACACTCTcttaagagaaagagatttttaaatataagaactcTTGGCAACTACATTTTGCCATATAGACTAAAACAAGAAAGAGCAAAGAtagaataaagtagaaatttaaaaggaGATAAAGAATCCAATTGGAATTTAAGTTCCTGGTTCCAGCTGCTCCTCAAGTCAATTGTACTTGTTCTTTGGTTCCATGAAACATCTCATTACCTTTTTAATAAATCCTCCTTTTATTTTAGGGTTATTTAGTTAGTTTTCTGTTACAGGCAACTAAGAGAGTCCTAAGCAGGATAGTTGCCAATTTGTGCCTCAAGACGGTGGAAGAGCTCTctcatatgtataatttttttattagatactttaaaaacacaaaatttatcatcttaaccatttttaaatatatggttCAGTAGTGATAactatattcatattgttgtaaaacagatctctagaactttttcatgtttCAAATCTGAAACTCTATTCCTATTAAGCAACAAACCCCTTTCTCCACCTCCTCCATCCCAatcctggtaaccaccattgtATGTTCTGTTTCTgcgaatttgactactttagatgccacatgtaagtagaatcatacagtatttgtctttttatgaatgagttatttcacttagcataatgttctgaAAGTTCATCCGTGTTGCAGTATGtgataggatttccttcctttttcaggctgaataatactgtattgtatgtttataccacattttgtttatccagtcatccattgatggacattttgggttgcttctacctcttgactattgtgaatagtggtgctatgaacatgggtgtgcaaatatctcctTTAGACtctgctttgaattcttttggatatatcccccaaagtgggattgctagataatatggtagttctatttttaattttttaaggaccATCTATACATAAGTTTTCTATAGCACTTGTACCATTTcacagtcccactaacagtgcaTGAGAgtcccaatttctccacatcctcaccagcacttgttattttccccttcttcttttttttatagtagccatcctaatgggtgttaGGGGATAtccccttgtggttttgatttgcatatatctgatgattagtgatgttgatcatcttttcatgtactttttggtcatttatgtattatctttgGATAAAtctctattcaagtcctttgcccattttcaaattgGATTATTtcggtttttttgttgttgttgagttgtaggaattctttatatattctggatattaaccctttattggatatatgatttgcaaatattttctcacattctataggttactgatatatatacatatatatacacacacatatatatatatacacacacatatataattgtgttatattttaaaattgatatagttgtacatatttagggagtttatatatacaattttaaatttaaaaatataatctggtAAAAAATAGGATTCATTCAGttaaattcagcaaacatttatagGGCACTTACAATGTGTGAGATATTTTCTGCCTAGTTCTAGACTTGATATAGATAGCAGTCTCCTGACATATTCTTTCACTACAGTTTGAACACAATTTAGCCCCAGGAGAGATGGTCTTAGAAGTCATAAATCATCCTATGAATTTTCTTGATACTAGCTCAATCCTAGGTTTTGTATTCACTAAAATTCTGCAGGGAGACTAGAGTGGTGGGCCTTTGCAGGCAGTTCTCAGCTAGGGTGCTGGGAGGCCAGTTCTATCTGGAGGTTTCAGATTAATCCTGGACCAATATTGATGGGATCATGAGTTAGTCTCTTGAGGGATGACTAAGACTAAGTCAGAGTCCAGACCTTTAGTCTTCAGATTCAAAGCCTTCTCAAAGGCAGGCTAGAACCAAAACAGTTTTGAGGGGCTTAGGATATAATACACTAGCTGAATATGTCAAAGATGTCAAATAATCATCACTTCCCTACTGCTACACCAAAGTAATCCTACTGAATTAGACAGAGCCTCAGAATCTTAAACTCTGCTCTCCAGACAACCAGTCAGTGAGAAGGCACACAAAACAAAGCTAAATTGCCATCTTTGACCTATATGCCATATATATTGTTTTGTGTTAGGCTTTCTCTTATGTAATGCAATCCCAACTGGAATTAAGATCAGGGTCTTAGTGAAGAGGATTCTAGAGAGTTTTTGCCATGGTACATAATATATCTATTATAGAAATTGGATTTCAATTTAGATCTCATTCTCTCCCCAATAAATCCATATAAAAAGTGTGGAGGAACCCACCTGTCACTTTGATATCCCCTGTGGCTTTGGCAATGTCATTTTCAATCATACAGGAGTATGTATTGTTGATTGTGACATTGTAGAGCATGGACACAACCTTCATGGTCACATTCTCAGAGTTCAGCTCAAAGCTGGTGTTGGAGAATTCCGAGAAGTTGGCTCCCTGGTCAATTTGGGATGCCCAGATCACTGTGGGCTGCGGGAACCACCGGGGAGCCTCACACCGCAAGCTCTCTGAACTGGCATTATAGTCCACGTTCACCTCTGGCATGCTGAAGGCTGCAAGGTCAAACATCAAAAGGGGCAGATGAGATGTCAAGGTCAGGCAGATAAGACAATGCCTTTGGAGTGCTAGGTCTTCAAAACACAGTCATTTCTACCATTGAAGTAACTCAGTACTTTCCCAGGAATCTGTCTGTGTATGGCCATTGTattgtaaatgaaaataattattcattcataGTACTGTTATCATAACCCTTTAGCCAATATCATAAACCCAAATGGCCTAAGTTCTAGGTATATTATTGTTACAACAGATAATTTTCTCCAAGTAAGAGGGGCTCCAGTGATCATAAACAAGGTTAACCCTTAGGGAAACTGGGCATTTTCCAGGGACTTGTGAAACCTTTaggattttatgtatttttctgccTGGATGATAAAgttagggagaggagggggagggaaacAAACAGCATTCACCTGTCACCCACAGAAATTCCACACACAAGCTTTGTCATCATGGGGACTTGGAGTTTACTTAGGTGGAGACTGTCCAGCCCTGGTATCCAGCGATATAAATaggcatttgttttcttctaagataaTTCTCCTCATGGGGGAGGtaaatgcattttgaaattaaGACTAGCTTCACCCCATAACTAGGCAGAAAGACACTTGTGGGAAAATGTTAAGACCTGGACTTTTTACTAGGCCATAATGGCAAGAtacaatttattgatttatttggcATCTTCTTttgcccaggcctgggctggtgCTGAGTGAGTGGTGAAAGGAAAGCCTTTGCCTTGCTCTTAATGAGTCTGTCTTCTAGCAGGTGAGACAAGACCCATATGCTTGGAGTAGGCAGGGAATAAGCTCCTAGGAGATGATATGGGAAGCTAAGTTTACATGACAATGAGCCACCATTTACCAAGGATGCACTCTGTGCCAGTATCATAGTCcagatatttatttcatttgatcctcacaataatcctatgaatgttatcatccccatttaaaaaactaaacttttatttttggaataataGTACATGTACGGAAAAGTTGCAAACATAATACAGAGAGCTGGTGTATACTTCTGACCTGGTTTCCCCTAACATTAACATTTAATCATGGTGCATTGGTCAAAACTGAGAAAACATCATTGGCACATTACTGTTAACTAAACTCCAGACTTCATTAGGATTTATCCAGTTTTTCaactaatgttctttttctgttccaggatcccatccagaaTACCACAATGCTTTTAGTCATCATATCTCCTTAGGCTCTTCTAGTTGGTGATTTTCTTAATCTTTCCATgttttttatgaccttgacagTACTGAGGAGTACTTGTCAGGTATTTTGAGGGATGCCCCTCTGTTGGAATTTGTGTGATTTTCTTCTCATGATTAAACTAAGATTAAAGGTTTGGGAAAGGAAGACAACAGTAGGTAAAGTACCCTTCTTATCACATCATGTCAAAAGGCACatgctatcaacatgacttatcattAATGATGTTAACTGACTGAAGCAGTGTTTGCCAGGTTTCTTTGGTAGCTGGACTTCATTGGTTTTAACACACTGAGTGGGGTGGGGGTATGTATTAAGCTGCACTTCCTGGAGGGGGAGAGATCTaaatgaattatttgaaattatctgTAAAGAAGATTTGTTTCATCTCCTTTAATATTCATATAAGTATGGAgtcatgtgtatttttttatacttGGAGTTTTAATTCAATACTATATTATCTATTTTGTTGCTTAAATGATTCTAGCTTTGCCATTGGAAGCTCCTTCAGTTGGCTCCAATGTCCCTTTGACCTGACCTCATTAATCCccattttaagatgaagaaactgaggctcagagatattGCCTTGCTTGGGCCACTGTACTTACACAGGTTTGATTCTAGACCTCTGCTTTGAATAATTACATATACATGTTATGAGGTGTTTAAGAAAGGCCTGTGCAGACTGGGTAAGGCCAGGAGGGCTCAGTATACTTCCTGTCTATTCTTCAAGGCTCTCACAAATGCCCTTTTCTCCATGGTAGCTTTTCTATCCCTTCCCTCCTGTGCATTTGTATGtgatctctctcttcctctgaaTCTCTGAGTCACTGTACTTATCTTTCTCTTAAAGGATTTGATGTGATTTATCAACCATTATAATCATTTACATACTTTATCCCCATACTGACCATCAACTCTGTAAGATCTACACTGTGAGCTTTCCAAGAGCAGGGGCACTCATCTTTATATTCCTCACAGTATCTACCTGAGTCCTTGCAAATTCAGAAAATACATGCCAAATTGGGTTGGCAAGGAAGGATGTATTTCATTGAAGGGGGAGAATTAATATGTTTTTAGGACAAAATTTTTGTGGTTAGTTCCCTTTGAACTTCTCCTAAAATGGGCCCACTGCCATGAGTCTCTAGAGAAATTGATTTCAGACTTGGGCCTGTACCTTCTTCGCATGGAAACATCCTAGGCCAGCTTTTAGGCTTCTTTCAGTAGCAGTATTAGGGGCTATCCCATAAAAGAAACTGCACTTATTTTAGGGAATATACCTGGAAATTCAGAAGTGGCAAGAGCCAAGAACAAAAGATTTTAAGACCTGTATTATAGTCAGCTACTGTGGGGGTTGGTGTGGATCTTGGGCAAAAAATACCAAGGATTGCTGCTAGCAGAACTGAGTCTTTGTCTGATATAGATCATTCATGAGCACAACATGATTATTTCATCATAACCTTTATCATAACTCATAACTTATCAAACTCATAACCTTTAACTTCAAATAtcttttgttgctttctttccctctccccaaaaCTCACCTCCAGTTTTATACTCAAGGTTAGCATTCCCCTTGCCTTTAGAAGTGATAATGTGACATTCATAGGTGCCGGCATCTGCGAGTTTCACGTTTTTCAGCCTCAGAGAGGCATTGCCAACTATCACTTGATCAGCAAACACTGCTGTCCGGCCTTTGAACATTTCATCCTGGTCCGACAGGTCATCTTTGCCTTCTTTAAACTCATGGACCAAGCCCATAACACCTTCCTTCAGCCATTGTATCACGATATCAGAAAGTTTGATGTCGGGTTCAAAAGTGCAGCTCAGAATTCCGTCCTCCCCAATGTTCCCAGCTGAGGTGAGCGTGGTGACCGTGATGGAGTGTGTCCCTGCAATCCAGGAAGCAAGGATCAACGTCCAGGGAAGTGATGGAACTTTCGCAACCAAACCCTTCACTACTAAAAGCCAAACAGAGACTCCTATGATAAAGTAGAAATATAGAAGAACTGGAGAggcatataaaaaaaaagaagacaagaataGAAAGAGCAGGAAGACAATCATTTTGATATCTACACCAGATCTGCCATATGCACAGCTTCTGTAAGACCAAGTAACCCAAACCTTCAGgggcagaaagaggaaaacaCATCAGATTTGGGTTTAAAGATGAGATTTCAAGTCTTGGCTTCgtcacttaatagctgtgtgacattCAGGAAGTCATGTAACCTCTCTGGATCTCAGAAAAATGGGCATAACAAATATCTGTCTTACCTACCTTAAGGGGTTTTCGTGAGGATCAAATCAAATGGATGTGAACTTGATTTGCAAGCTATAATTACACAAATAAGGTGTTGTTATTCTTACTTAACTGAAAGAGCCAGAGAAATGAAACCTCATGTTAATTATATGTGGCTAGTCATTCTGAAAAACACTAAATTCTAAAGTGCTGTTACTTTTATCTCCATTTGAATGTTGAAGAAACTAAGACATAGGAGATAAGTGACTTGGTCAAGGTTACAGCGCTATCTATGGCATGATGAAGAATGGTACTTAATTCAGTTACTTTTGGTCTAAGATAAAAGCTGTCCCTGCTTCTCTGAACATACTGCCAGTAGAAATACTAATTATGGTGCCAGGTGTGTccagctgcctcctccccacttgcccagcccacagcccacccAGTCAGGGAAGGATCAACCAGCTGTTCTTTGTGCACTGGAGGCTGCTGACTGAGGACACCTGTGGGGGTGATTTAATTAACTGAATCTTCTTCAGAGGCTCTTTCTGTGGTTTGGATGTGAAACTAAGGAGAGGATGGCCTTGGAGCCCAAGAGGAGAGTGGAGCAGACACGAAGTGTAAGGGAGAGACCACGAGAGAGAGGGATAGAGAGAGACCTCTCTATTTCAGAGCTGTCTTAGATCCTGCAGGTATTCAGGTCTAGTTACTGTTTTAATCTCTTCATATTCTATAAACAAACACCTTATATTAAAATGGCCTGCACAAGCCTCTCTTCCTTACAGCCAAAAAAGCGCAACATGATGAGTCCTGAGCCCTTCTTGACCGGACTTTTCATCTTCCTTGTTGGTATTCCTGCCTTTCATTTTTGCCTCCATCCAATtcattttacatgcattaatcTTACAGGTAGACTTCTTAAAGTACAATCTGAACATGTCTGTTTTCTAATCACTAATCATCCATGGCTCCTAAGGGCTGTGGAATGAATTTCAGATTTTCCAGCATAGTCTTCAAAGCCAAaccctgcctggcacatagtaaatactccATAGATGTTAGCTCTTATTGGTGTCTTTGCAGCCTCCTCACCTCATCCTTTCATAGTCCATTCTGTCTCTCTGTATCAaatgatttgttatttttctgccttcaataaaaaatacataaacaaagcATAcatgtgcttttttccccctcaaatgtAAGAGGGAAACATTGCAAACACAGATATATCATTGGCTCATCTCTTCTTTCAGCCCATTAGGGATTGGAATTATTTAATTGACTCCCAGGCCTTTATAAAGCATATGAGGATAATGAATCAGAGACAGAACTGGAGAAGCTAAGCTAGATGAATTTACAGTAGAAATAACAGGGAGCTactgacagaagaaaaaatatagctagaaaaagaggcagaggaaacaaaaacaagtacATAGCCTGGGTTGGGAGGCTGTTTTGGAGGCTTGAGAGCATTGGAGAAGAGAGATTTTGGGAGCAGCTGCCATGCATGGCCACTCATGTGAGAGATTTGggagaaaaattatgaaagagaATAATATGAAGATTTTTCTGTGTAATATGAATGCAACACAACTCCATACCCTGCCTTGGAATTTTCTTGAACACTGCTTTTTAATGATTCAGGATTTTTCTAATTAGTTTTACTTCACAGACTAATATCCAAGGCAGCCCAGGCTAGCACAATTACACTACACACCTTCACATCCTTGCTCATCTTGCACCTACAATTTATAGTTCCCACCTCTCCTTTGTCACCAGTTATCTAGATTCTACTTACATTCAAGTCTGTTCAGATGGCAGCCCTCCCATGGAAACTTATTTTAATCCACCAAGGCAAAATTTATAgattctctcttttctgtcccttaacattttcttttacctttcttAACAGCAGCTTGACTCCCTCTACCTGGTTTCTTGCCTATCTCTGGCACTAATTTGTAAGCTTTTCAAGGGCAGAAACTGTCTTAATCATATCCACAAGTTCCTATAGTGCCTAGTGCTTtgtttctacaaagaaaaataatatttactgagtgtatgaataaccaaatgaataaatggaaatcaGTAGAAATCAAAGCATAGTTTGAGATGATCTAAAATGATTGCAGGAGTAAGGTGGCAGGATTACCACGTCTAAATTTGGGGGAAATGTGAgccagtggggaaaaaaaggcaataaaaatacaCTGAGATTCTCAATAAAATCATGGATGAACTGTAACTATGTTAGAGCGAGGGTAAATTTGATGGTTGTTGATAAAGTGCCATTAAAGTTGAattgaaaaattacttttcagaaaaaaaatacactattaGCACAGTTTATGGAAAGACTGAAATGGTAATGACACATCTTAGTTCAGTAATTATAttactgaattaattttaatgttttggcCTTGAGCCCACAGGTAGGGAGTCAGTTGAAATATTTCCTAGAGAACTTAATGATTAAAAGTAGGCAGCTGTGGAGCGCCCCAGGGACCTGCTGCAGGTTCTCGTCATTTCAGGTTGCATTAATGATGTGGCAGAAGGAATGAGTGTAATGTCAATTAAATCCCCCCCATATCAAATAAAGAGGAGGAATAAAAGCCAGTGAGAACTTAAAAAACCATAACTACCTACCCGTTGCTCTGCACCTAgaaagcaatcaataaatatttgtttgttaaACGAGTAAATGATAGctaaaagtgataaaataaaatttcatttgcaaGCAACAGCATGTAAATATTAGTTCTCACAAAAAGGAGACTGTGTTCAAACTTGAAAACAAACATTGGCTCAAGTAGCATTATGCAGTCTGACCTGATCCTACTCTCCAGGCCTAATGACCACCAGAGATTCTTGTGTTAACTTGGTGAGCTAAAGGACAAAAGGGCCCCATGGAATGGGTCAGAGGCTGCTTTCTATCGATATAGAATTCTGTTCAATAGGCACAGATTTTAAGTATTTCACTGGCCTCTAAGATTTCATCAAAACCCTTTAAAATTGGAAGCCCCAGCCACTTACTGAAAATGAATTATCCAACTTGTGAGGGCTAATTACTACCACAGCCCCAGTCTGCATGAAGAAAGGGGGGTCATCAAAGGGGAGCAACTGAAATCTGAGCAGCTCTGTGTTCACATAGGGTGAGTACTATTCAATTGGCCCTCGGTTGCAGGAGTGGGAATATCTTAGAGAATGGGGGTAACACAAGgcaaggattctttttttttttttttgagacagagtctcgctttgttgcccaggctcgagtgagtgccgtggcgtcagcctagctcacagcaacctcaaactcctgggctccagtgatccttctgcctcagcctccctggtagctgggactacaggcatgcaccaccatgcccggctaattttttttttatatatatatcagttggccaattaatttctttctatttatagtagagacggggtctcgctcttgctcaggctggttttgaactcctgaccttgagcaatccgcccgcctcggcctcccaagagctaggattacaggcgtgagccacagcgcccggcctaaggcaAGGATTCTTTACAGAAATTAGGATTACTGGGGCACCCTACAACACTGGATTTAacctggaaaataaattttcctttgacATGAGTCAGTAAGACAAGTTCTGTACATTCTAATAGAATAGAGAACATACTAGAAGTCTCCAGCAGATGGTTAGTCAGCATCTGCTAAAATCAGCTGCCCAGATAGGCACCACAGCATATGGCTTAAAGGTGGAAATGCAAGATTTAAGCCTGCACCAGTGGAGCCTGGGGTCACACCTGTGAGTGCCACACTTGCCAAAGAAAAGTGTGGGGTAGCTCCTGTGAGAAGAAATTAGACAGGATACTAGGCCAGGGCAGAAAAGGCAAGCAGTAGAGCATGGCGTTTGAGAACATGGCACAAGCATCAGGCTGTCTGGGTTcaagtcctagctctgccacttattaggtatgtgaacttgggcaagttttctaaactttttactCCATAAAAAGTAACATGGAATGTTATCTGTCACACGAGAATGCTCCCTCTGAGGGTCCCTAAAAGGACTAAATGACACAATGCAGGTGATGTGCCTAATATAGTATCTGACTATTTAGCCATGTGCTAAATCTTAAATTGATATCGATATGATTTAACTAGAGCCACTTGAGTAGATTGCAGATCAGAGTCCCAGGAGgtagagaaagaatattttactaAATGCTTATTTATAGTGACTCATTTTGAGCCAAAGAGGTAAGAATGACCATCGCatccattttatgaatgaggatAAAGAGGCTCCATGAGGTTAAATGGTTTACCCAATGCCCTGTATTAGGGCATTAGCAGTGGAGCCAG
This region of Microcebus murinus isolate Inina chromosome 2, M.murinus_Inina_mat1.0, whole genome shotgun sequence genomic DNA includes:
- the VTCN1 gene encoding V-set domain-containing T-cell activation inhibitor 1, which gives rise to MASLGQIIFWSIISIIIILAGAIVLIIGFGISGTHSITVTTLTSAGNIGEDGILSCTFEPDIKLSDIVIQWLKEGVMGLVHEFKEGKDDLSDQDEMFKGRTAVFADQVIVGNASLRLKNVKLADAGTYECHIITSKGKGNANLEYKTGAFSMPEVNVDYNASSESLRCEAPRWFPQPTVIWASQIDQGANFSEFSNTSFELNSENVTMKVVSMLYNVTINNTYSCMIENDIAKATGDIKVTDSEIKRRSHLQLLHSKASVCASSFFVISWVLLPLSPYLMLK